The following proteins are encoded in a genomic region of Papaver somniferum cultivar HN1 unplaced genomic scaffold, ASM357369v1 unplaced-scaffold_10, whole genome shotgun sequence:
- the LOC113325996 gene encoding esterase AGAP003155-like — protein sequence MMRMIFPTPHIDILPLPPRNQLTITSNFSKEIDKSNKKKMENHKGIEKEEKERKPPRVLCLHGFRTSGEILKKQVLTKWPESVVKKLDLVFVDAPFPCTGKSDVEGFFDPPYYEWYQFEKETTEYRNFDECLEYVEEIMMKQGPFDGLLGFSQGGILSAGLPGLQSKGLALAKVPKIKFVIIIGGAMFQSPAIADKAYGPSPVQCPSLHFLGEKDFMRRYGEKLLELFVDPVVIHHPDGHIIPSLGEKGLKMMLEFLEKIHQ from the exons ATGATGAGAATGATATTTCCAACCCCTCATATTGATATCCTCCCACTCCCACCCAGAAATCAGCTCACCATTACTTCCAATTTCAGTAAAGAAATTGATAAGTCAAACAAAAAGAAGATGGAAAATCACAAGGGAatcgaaaaagaagaaaaggaaagaaaaccaCCAAGAGTTTTGTGTCTACATGGGTTTAGAACAAGTGGTGAAATCTTAAAGAAACAAGTACTCACTAAATGGCCAGAATCAGTAGTTAAGAAACTGGATCTTGTTTTTGTTGATGCTCCTTTTCCATGTACAGGAAAATCTGATGTTGAAGGGTTTTTTGACCCTCCTTACTACGAATGGTATCAATTTGAAAAA GAAACAACAGAGTATAGGAATTTTGATGAATGTCTTGAATATGTTGAAGAAATAATGATGAAGCAAGGTCCTTTTGATGGCTTACTTGGTTTCTCTCAAGGTGGAATTTTATCTGCAGGTTTGCCAGGTTTGCAATCTAAG GGATTAGCATTGGCGAAGGTTCCGAAGATAAAGTTTGTGATAATAATAGGAGGGGCAATGTTCCAATCACCGGCTATAGCTGACAAAGCTTATGGTCCTTCTCCAGTTCAGTGTCCATCTCTTCATTTCTTAG GCGAGAAGGACTTTATGAGGCGGTATGGGGAGAAATTGTTGGAATTGTTTGTGGATCCTGTTGTCATACATCACCCTGATGGCCATATAATACCAAGTCTTG GTGAGAAGGGTCTGAAGATGATGCTTGAGTTCCTTGAGAAGATTCATCAGTAG